In the Gemmatimonadota bacterium genome, TTCGGCGCGCTCGCGGCCCTGCTCGCCGCGGTGGGGCTCTCTACGGCGTGAGCGCGCGCACTGCGGCCCCTGCCGCCTGCGCGAGGGGGATCCGCATGGCGGTGGGCGGCTCCCCGCGCAGCGCTGGCGCGGCTCCTCGTGGGCGATGCGATGCGCGGCGTGGTGCTCAGGATCGTGCTCGGCGTGCCGGCGGCGTTCGGGACGGCGTGGGCGCTGCGCAGTACCTGTTCGAGGTGTCGCCGGCCGCCGATGGCGTACGTGGTGGTCCCGCGGCGTTGGCGGCGGCGACGCTCGGCGCGAGTGCATGGCCGGCGTGGGCGGCGACGCGCGCGATCCGGTGCGCGTGCTGCGGGCGGAGTAGCGGGCCGCGCGCCGGGCGCGCACCACTTTGGTGGGACAGGTCCGCTGCGGATCCGTCCTCGTCATCCCGGTAAGGTCCCGTGCTCCCCACCTGCGGCCCTCGCTTCGTGGCGCGATTCGCACGCGTCGTTGGTTGGCGCTCGCCGCCGTCCTCGCCATCGGTTGTGCTCGCGAGCCGGACGCCGCGACGCGCGCCGACACCGCGGCCTTCGACCTCGACGCCGCGCGGGCGAAGCAGTGATGCCTCGGCCTCGTCTTCGCGCACGCGTTCACCGCCCTCACCGGCATCGTCATCGCCTTCCAGCTCGCCCTCGTAGCCGGGGCGCCGTGGAAGGCTGACCCAAGGCGGCCAAGTCGGACGGGCCGGGCCCACCTGGCGCCCGCGCGGTCATCTGTTCTCCGCCGTGCTCCTCGCGGTCTTCATCCATATGATACGCGCACGCGCCGCATCCCCGACGCAGCTTCGCGCGCGGTCTGGGGCGTCGTCGCCTACTGCGTGTGGGCATCGTCGCCAACGCGAACACGCCGAGTGCCGCCGAGCGCGCGCTCTGGCTGCCCGTCGAGCCTGATGTTCGTCGCCAGTCTCCAGTGGCGCGCGGGCGAGTCACACCGCAGACTGACCGCGCGCCGCCGACGCGGGCGGTCGAACTGCGAGCGCGGCCCGAATGTGCCTCTGTAGGCCACCGTGGTCGCGTTCTGCGCAACTACGGCGCAGTCGCAGGCGCGAAATGACGGGGAGCCGTTCGTGCGGGTGTCGGTGGAGGGTGCTGCGTCGGGTTGTCGGTTGCCGAAACTCGTGATGGGGTCTGCTGCATTCGACCGCGACTCCGCTGGAATCGCGATCAAGTCTGCTGGAGTCGCGATCAGGTCTGCTGCGGTGTTGCGTTCAAGTCTGCTGCGGTCGCGTTCGAGTCTGCGGCAGTCGGGTTCGCGGTCTGCAGTCGCGTTCAAGTCTGCGCAGTCGCGTTCAAGTCTGCGCGAGTCGCGTTCAAGCCTGCGGCGGTCGCGTTCAGTGTGCTGGAGTCGCGTTCAAGTCTGCTGCGGTCACGTTCAAGTCTGCGGGGGTCGCGTTCAAGTCTGCGGGGTCGCGTTTCAGGTGCGGGTGGAGTTGGAGTCTGCTGGAGTCGCGTTCAGGTCTGCTGCAGTCGCGTGCGAGGTCTGCTGCAGTCGCGTGCGAGTCTGCGGGAGTCGCGTTCAAGTCTGCTGCGGTCGCGTTCAAGTCTGCGGGAGTCGCGTTCAAGGTCTGCTGGAGTCGCCTTCAAGTCTGCTGCGATCGCGTTCAATCCTGCGGGAGTCGCGTGCGAGTCTGCGAGTCGTCGTGCGAGTCTCCTATTTCGATTCGCTGCGTCGCAGTGCCACGAAGCAGCGATGCAGTGGCCCGATTGACAGCGATGCGATCTCAGTTGACAGCGCTGGTTGAAGTTGACAGCGTCGCAGTGGCAGGTCGCAGCGATGCGGTGGCAGGTGGCCGCTCCCGAGTCGAGACGAGCGGCTCCGGTCAAGCGATGTCGAGCGCAGCAGGCGCTGATCTCTGGACGCCGAGCCCGCGCGTCGTAGCTTTGCGCTCATGCCCCCACGCCCCTGGATCCTCGCCGAACAGCCGCTTCCCGCCGTACGCGCCGCCGCCTACGAGGTCGCCGTCCTCCCTTGGGGGGCGACCGAGGCGCACAACCACCACCTGCCGTACGGCACCGACATCATCGAGAGCGAACGCCTCGCCGAGGAGTCCGCACGGATCGCCTGGGGGCGCGGCGCCCGCATCGCCGTCCTCCCCGCGGTGCCGTTCGGGGTGAACACCACCCAGCTCGACATCCCGTTCACGCTCAACATGAACCCGAGCACGCAGCTCGCCCTCCTCGCCGACCTCACGGCGGCGCTCGCGGGGCAGGGGGTGCGGAAGCTCGTCGTCTTCAACGGCCACGGCGGCAACGACTTCAAGGCGATCATCCGCGAGCTGCAGCCGCGCACCCCGATCTTCCTCTGCGCGCTCAACTGGTGGCAGGTCGTCGACGCGCGCCCCTTCTTCACCGACCTCGGCGACCACGCCGGCGAGCTCGAGACGAGCGTGATGCAGCACCTCGTCCCCGACCTCGTGCGGCCGCTCGTGCAGGCGGGCGACGGCAAGGCGAACCCGTGGGCCGTCGCCGCCTTCCGCGAGGGATGGGCCTGGGCGCCGCGTCCCTGGACCAAGGTCACCACCGACACGGGGATCGGGGACCCGCGCGCCTCGACACCCGAGAAGGGCGCCGCCTTCGCGGCGGCGGTCTGCGAGCGGATCGCGGGCTTCCTCGTGGAGCTCGCCGCCACGCCGGTGGACGCGATGATCGAGGGGGCGCCCCGTCCCTAGTCCGCGCACCGGTCCCCGGACGAACGCCTCGTCCCCGCCGCGGCGCGGCACATCCCGCGAGGGCGCGCCGGCGGCGCGAACTGCGCCACCGTTCGGCATGCGTACCGCAACACTCATCGTCACGCTCGCCGCGACGCTCCTCGCCCCGATCGCCGCCGCACAGGACCCCGCCGCGGCGGCCGCCGTCGCCCGCGCCGCCTTTCGCCGCGCCGCCGCCTCCACCCGCGCCGCCGCGCACGACTCCGCCTACGCCGACGTGCGACGCGCGCACGCGGCCTGGCCCATGCAGCCCGCCTATGGCGAAGCCCTCGCCGTGCTCGCCGCGCAGCGGCATGACGACACGACGCTCACCCGCGTGCTCGCGACGCTCGCCGCCGAGGAAGCGGGCGCTGCCGTCCTCGAGGACTCGTCCGCGCTCGCGCGCGCGGCGCAGGTCCCGGCGGTCGCGCACGCGCTCGCCACGCTGCGCGCCGCCATCGCCCCGACCGGCGCGACGACCGGCGCGACGACCGGCGAGGCGACCGAACGCACCCTGAGCCCCGACACCACCTTCTTCCCCGAAGGCCTCGACGCCGACCCACGCGACGGCACGCTCTACGTGACGAGCCTCCGCCACCGCAACGTCCTCATCGTCCCGCGCACGGGACCGTCGCGCTGGCTCCTCGCGCCCGCACTCGAAGGACGCGGCGCGGTGATGGGCGTCGCCCTCGACACGACGCACGGCGACGCGTGGCTCACCACCGCCGCGCTACGGCACATGGGCAGCGCCCCCGGCGATTCGCTCGTCCGCTCCGAACTCCTCCGCGTCCGTCTCGTGGACGGCACCATCATCTCCCGCCACCTCCTCGGCGACGGCAAGGGCACGCCCGGCGAACTCACGCGCGCGCCCAACGGCGACCTGCTCGTCAGCGACGCGGTGCTCGGGCGGCTCTATCGCCTGCGCGCAGGCGCATCACGGGTGGAGGTGATCGCGAGTCCGCTCCTGCGCTCGCCGCAGGGCATCGCGGTGCTTCGCGGCGACGCGGTCGCCGTCGTCGCCGACTGGTCGCACGGCCTCCTCCGCTGGGATCTCCGCACCGACTCGATCTCGGCCATCGCCGCTCCGCCGGGCGTCGCGGTGCTCGGCATCGACGGGCTGCGCGCGTCCGATGATCGCCTCATCGCGGTGCAGAACGGCATCGCGCCCATGCGCGTCGCGGCCGTCACGCTCAGCGCCGACGCGCGCCGCATCGCGACGGTCCGCACCCTCGACCGCGCCGCCAGGACGCCGGGCGAGATCACCGTGGGCGCGATCGCCGGCGACCGGTTCGTGTACATCGCGTCGAGCGCCTGGTCCTTCTGGGCCGACGAAGGCACGCGCGCGGAGGGGAGCGGCCCGCTCCCGGCGGTCATCGTGCGCGAGGTCCCGCTCCGCCGCTAGGGCGCGCGGCCGCTATTGCTCTCGGCCGCTATCCGTCGCGCCGCGGGATCCGCACCACCGCGTCCATCCCGCCCTCGGCGCGCGGGCGCAGCGTCAGGCTCGCCGCATCGCCATAGAGTCGCGAGAGCCGTCCGCGGAGATTCTTGAGCGCCATCCCCGCGCCGCCATTCCCCGTCGTCGGCGTGGTGGGACTGTCGGACCCGTCGTCGCGCACGACGAGTTCGAGCATCGCGCCGTCGGCGCGCGCGCTGATGCGCACCGTGCCCGGCGTGCGCCGGTGCGCGAGGCCGTGCCGCAGCGCGTTCTCCACCAGCGGCTGCAGCGCGAACGCCGGCACGCGCGATGCGGCGAGGCCGCCCTCGACCGCCCACTCCACGCGGAGCCGGTCGGCGAACCGCACCTGCTCGATCTCGAGATAGCGGCCCGTGAGCTCCAGCTCCTGCGCGAGCGACGTCTCCTGCGCGTCGCCGGCGGTGAGCGTGGCGCGCAGCAGCTCCGAGAGCCGCACGAGCATGTCGCGCGCCGCCGCCGGGTCGCGGCCGATGAGCGTCACCACCGCGTTCATCGCGTTGAACAGGAAGTGCGGGTTGATCTGCGCGCGCAACGCCTGGAGGTTCGCCTGCGCGACATCCTCGCGCAGCTGCGCCGCGGCGAGCGCCTCCGCCTGCCAGCGCCCATGCCAGCGGAGTCCCGCATGCGCGCCCACCACCGCCGCGTACACCACGAGCAGCATGTCGCCGTAGATGCGGATGCCGATGATGAGCGTGCTCGCGAGCCCGCGCGGCTCGGAGAGCCCGAAGCGCGTGGAGACGGTGGCGATGACGAGGATCTGCGCCGCGATCACGAGCGGGGCGAGCAGCGCATGCGTCGCGAGGGCCCGGACGACGCGGCCGCGTTCGAGCGGCACGCGCTCGCTCACCGCGACGATCACCAACGACCAGAGGCCCCACGGCAGCCACATGAGGAGCTGCGCGGTGAGCAGCTCGACGAACGTCAGGTCCGGGTTGAGCCGCGACGGCACGAGGCGGAGCCCGAGCGTCGCGACGGCCGCCGGCAGCAGCCAGAAGCCGACGAGCAGCGAACGCGGGCGCTGCATCAGCGCCCTTCGAGCCGCGCCGTCAGCTCGGCGCGGCGCGTCCGCGAGACGCGGAGCTTGGTGCCGTCGCGCAGGATGAGCACCTGGTCGCCCGCGAACCAGGGCTGCAGCTCCTTGATGTGGTCGATCGCGACGATCACCCGCCGATGGATCCGCACGAAGCGCGCGGGATCGAGCCGCTCCTCCACGCTCGCGAGCGTCTCGCGGATGGTGTGCGCCCCGCTCGCCGTCATCAGGTCCACGTAGTTGCCGTCCGACTGCAGCCACCGCACCTCGCCCACCGCGATGGGATAGGTCCGCTCGCCGTTCCGCACCATGAAGCGCTCGGTGTACGCGCCGGCGGCGACGACCGGGGCGCTCGCGGCCCCGCGCCCCACGGCGGCGAGCAGCGCGCCGAGTGCTTGTGCCTCCGACGTGAGCGCCGCGGTCGCGTGCGCGCGCTCGAGGCGCTGCCAGGTCGCCGCGAAGCGGGCGTCGTCGAACGGCTTGAGGAGGTAGTCCGCCGCCGCGACCTCGAACGCGCGGATGGCGTGCGCATCGTACGCGGTGACGAAGGCGGTGGGCGGCATCCGCTGCGCGCCGACCGCCGCGACCACGTCGAACCCGTCGCGCGCCGGCATCTGGATGTCGAGGAAGACCGCTTCGGGCGCCCACTGCAGGATCGCCTCGACGGCGGCATCGCCGTCGCCCACTTCGCGCACCTGCGCGGTGGGCGCGAGCGCGCGCAGGAGTTCGCGGACGCGTTCGCGCGCCAGCGGCTCGTCGTCGGCGATGAGGACTCGCGTGATCACGACCGGAATCTACCCCGTCCGTGCGGGCGCGACACGCGACCGGGCCGGAGGCATGCGCAGACGGGACGAGGCGTTCCCATCGAGGGACGGGCCGTGCGCGCCGACCTCCCTCGACGCCGAAGGCCGGGCGCGCCAAGTTCTCCCGATGCGCCCCTCCTCACGCTCCATGCTCGCCGCGGCCGCCTTCGCGACGGTCCCGTTCGCGCTGGCCCTGCGCGCTCCGCAGCCCACGCCGCAGCCCACGCCGCCCGACCTCATCCTGCATCACGGCCGCATCATCACGGTCGACGCGCGCGACCGCGTGGTGGAGGCGATCGCGATCCGCGGCGACCGCATCGTCGCGGTGGGGAGCGACGCCGAGGTCCTGCGACTCGCCGGCACCAACACGCGCCGCATCGACCTCGCCGGTCGCGCGGTCACGCCGGGGCTGCTCGACGCGCACTCGCACTTCTCCAGCGGCGCGACCGAACGCTACTTCCAGCTCGACGTGAGCTATCCGGCGGTGAAGGGGATCGCCGACATCGTCGCCGCGGTCGAGCGCCGCGCCGCGGCCGCGCCGCCGGGACCTGGATCGAGGGCGGCGGCTGGGACGAGGGGAAGTTCATCGAGCGGCGCATGATCACCGCGGCCGATCTCGATGCCGTCTCGCCGCGGCATCCGGTCGTGCTCTCCAACACGACCGGCCACTACGTGGTCGTGAACAGTGCCGCGCTGCGCCTCGCGAACATCACGCGCGACACGAAGGACCCCGACGCGGGGACGATCGACCGCGGCCCGGACGGCGCGCCGACCGGCGTGCTCAAGGAAGCGGCGCAGGGACTCGTCTACCGCCTCGTGCCGCCGCTCACCGCGGCGCAGGAGCGCGAGGCGATGCGCTCGCTCGCCAAGGAGTTCGCCGCCGAGGGGATGACCGGCTTCAAGGACCCCGGCATCTCGGCGCAGACCTTCGCGAACTACCAGGCGCTCGCCGCCGAGGGCGCGCTGCCGCAGCGCGTCTTCGCGCTCTTCTCCGGCGGGCGCACCATGGCCGCCGCCGAACGGCTCATCGCCGAGCGCGCGGCGCAGGCGCGGCCGTACGAGAGCACCGGTGACGACCATGTGATCGCCGGCGGCGTGAAGCTCTTCGCCGACGGCTCGGGCGGCGCGCGCACGGCCTGGATGTACGACGAATGGAACACGAACCTCACCGGCGTCGATGCGGGGAACCGCGGCTACCCGGCGCTCGATCCCGACACGCTGCGCGCGCTGATCCGCCGCTATCATGCCGCGGGCTTCCATATCAGCACGCACTCCATCGGCGACCGCACCATCGACTGGGTGATGGACAGCTACGCGCTCGCGCTGCGCGAGCGGCCGGTGAAGGGCCGCCGCCACGGGATCATCCACGCGAACGTGCCGACCGACCGCGCGCTCGACCTCATGGCCACGATGCAGCGCGACTTCGATGCGGGCTATCCGGAGCCGAGCGCGACCTTCCATTGGTGGATCGGCGACAACTACGCGGGGAACTTCGGCGCTGCGCGGTCGAAGCGGCTCAATCCGTTCGCGACCTACCAGCGGAAGGGCATCGTCTGGGCGAACGGCTCCGACTTCTCGGTGACGCCCTTCGCCGCGCGGTACGGGATCTGGGCGTCGGTGGCGCGGACGACGATGCTCGACCGGTACCCGGTCGATCCCTTCGGCCGGAGCGAGGCGGTGGATGTGCGCACCGCGCTCCGCGCCGCGACGATCTGGGTGGCGCACCAGATGTTCCTCGAGACGAAGATCGGCTCGCTCGAGGTGGGGAAGTATGCGGACCTCGCGGTGTGGGACCGTGATCCGTACACGGTCCCCACGGCGGACCTCAAGGAGATGACCTGCATGCTCACCGTCTTCGCCGGCAAGGTCGTCTATACGGCGCCTTAGGGCACCGCCTTCACCCCGCAGCTCCCGTCCGCCCCGCGCAGCGTCGGATACGTCACGCCGAGCTGCGCGAGATAGCTCGGGTACCGGCTCGCATCGTAGTAGAAGGGCCGCATCTGCTCGCGGAACCGCCCGAGGATGTTCGCGTTCAGGTCCGTCGGCGCGCGGTCCTGCGGGCGCACGAACGACTCGTACTTCACGTCCTTCGTCTGCACCTCGCGGTAGTACTTCCACGCGTCGGCCACGAGCTGCGGCTGCGTGAGGACGTCGTACATCGTGAGCGCGAGCGCCTTCGCCCCCGCCGTCGCGCCCTGGTGCGCCACCGGCGTCGCCATCGCGATCGCGTCCGCCCAGTTGTGCCCCGGCGTGCCCGGTACGTTGCTCGGATAGAAGAGCTGCACCGTCGGCACCGCCCAGCTCACGTCGCCGATGTCGTCGCTCCCGCCGCCCACGCGCTCCGCATCGGTCGGCGGCGCGACGAGCCCGATGGTCGTGGTGCCGAGCCCCTTCGGCTCCTGTCCCATCTCCCGCTGGATCGCCTTGGCGAAGCGCTGGTCGTCGGCGCTCCACGCCGGCATGCCGACGCGCTGGATGTTCGCGCCCAGCGCTTCGGCCACCGGCCGGTTGAAGTGCGGCGGCCAGGCGGCGCCCATCACGCGCACGTTCGCGAGCCGCGTGCCGGTCATCATCGCCGCGCCCTGTGCGATCGAGTCGGCGATGGCCCAGAGGCCGCGGATCTTCGGCGCCTCGAGCTCGCGCAGGAAGTACCACACCGACGCCGTCGCCGGCACGACGTTGGGCTGGTCGCCGCCGTCGCGCACCACGTAGTGCGAGCGATGGTTGAGCGGCAGGTGCTCGCGGCGGTAGTTCCAGCCGACGTTCATCAGCTCCACCGCATCGAGCGCGCTGCGCCCGCGCCAGGGCGCGCCTGCCGAGTGCGCGGTGGTGCCCTCGAACTGGTAGAGGAGCGAGACGAGCCCGCTGTAGCCCTGCGGCCCGCCCCACGGCGTGGAGAACTCGTCGGCGACATGCGTGAAGAAGCTGATGTCCACGTCCTTGAAGAGCCCCGCGGCGGTGAAGAACGCCTTGCCGCCCAGCTGCTCCTCGGCCACCCCGGGCCAGATCTTGATCGTGCCGGGGAGGTTCTGCTCCTGCATCAGCTTCTTCACCGCGAGCGCGGCGGTGACGACGACCGCCTGGCCCGAGTTGTGTCCTTCGCCATGACCGGGCGCGCCCGGCACCATCGGCAGGCGGCAGGCGACGCCGGGCATCTGCGACGCCTGCGGGATGCCGTCGATGTCGGAGCCGACGGCGATCACCGGCTTGCCGCTCCCCCAGGTCGCGACCCAGGCGGTGGGCATGCCGGCGTAGTTCTCCTGCACGGTGAAGCCCTCGCGGCGCAGCAGCGCGATGAGGTACTTCGACGTCTCGACCTCCTGGAACCCGAGCTCCCCATAGGAGAAGATCTGGTCGTTGATCTCCTGCGTGAGCTTGGCGCGGGCGTCGACGTCGGCGATGATCGCGCGGCGGGCGGCCTCGGCGCGCGGGTCGGGGGCGGGGGCGCGACGCGCGGCAGGGCGCTGGGCCGCGGCAGGGAGGGCGAGCGCGCAGAGCAGGGCGGCGAGGAGTGAACGGTTCACGCGGCGGTCCGTGCGGAGGTGGGTGGGACGGTGCCCGGATTTAGCGCACCACGCGGGCGAGCGCTAGCTTCGTGTCCCATGCGCCCCTTCCTGCTGATCCTCGTGGCGTGCGCCGCCTGCGCGCGGCCGGCCTTCGCTCCGCTCGCCCCGCTCACTCCCGCCGCGTTCCCCTTCGCGGTGGACAGCGTGCACACCGACCTCGTGCGCCCCGGCGTCGCGCACCGCATCATCTGGTCCCCCGCGGGCCCGTGGGTGATCCACGCGCTCGACGTGCGGCTCGATCAGTGCTGGACCGCGGTCGCGGTGAAGGGCGCGCCCGGCGCGGTGGGGCGCAAGACGACGACGCAGCTCATGACCGAGCTCGCCGCCACGCAGGAGGTGGCCGGCGGCGTGAACGCCGACTTCTTCCTCTTCACGCCCCCCGGCGTGCCGACCAACGCGCATGTCTCGCGCGGACGCGTGTTCACGCCGCCCGTCGCCAAGCCGCTCTTCGCGATCGACTCCGCGGGGCGCCCGCACATCGGCGTCTTCTCGCGCGACGGACGCGACTCGCTCTCGGTGGACGACCCGCGCCTCGCGACGATGTCGCTGCGACCGTTCCATCCCATGGAAGCGGTGGGCGGCCGTGGCGTGCTCACGCGCGACAGCGTCATCACCGGCGAAGTGGACACCGAAGGGGCGGTGACCTTCTCGCAGTCGCGGCATCCGCGCACCGCGGTGGGGATCGCCGAGGGCGGGAAGCGGATCCTCCTCGTGGTGATCGACGGGCGTCAGGCGGGCTACAGCGCCGGCACCACGCTGCGCGAGACGGCGACGATCATGCTCGCCCTCGGCGCGCGCGAGTCGCTCAATCTCGACGGCGGCGGCTCGACCGCGATGGTGCTCCCGGTGCGCGACTCGAGCGGTGTGTTCCGGCCGGCCAACAAGCCATCGGACCCCACCGGCGAGCGGGCGGTGGCGAATGCGCTCGCGGTGGTGAACCGCTGCACGCGTCGCTGAGACGCGGTCAGTCGCCCGCGCCGGGCGCGTCCTCCATCACCAGCTGCGTCGCCGTGGCGTGCGCGTACAGCTTGCCGTTGGCATCCTCCAGCCGCGCCTCGGTGACCGCCGTCCGCCGACCGCGATGCACGATCCGCCCCGTCGCGCGCACCACGCCGGTCCGCGGCGTGATGGCGCGCACGATGTTGAGCTTGAGCTCGATCGTCGTGTAGCCGACCCCGGCGGGCAGCACGGTGTGCAGGCAGCAGCCGAGCGCCGCGTCGAGGATCGACGCGTACCAGCCGCCCTGCACCCCGCCGATCGGGTTGTACGTCTGCGGGCCCGCCTCGCCCTCGAACACCGCCACGCCGTCGCCGAGCTCGGCGAGCCAGTAGCCGAGCGTCGCGCCGATGGGCACGCGCGCCTTCTGCGCGACGAGGCGCTCGAGGAACTCGCGCCCCGGGACGGTGCGCACGTCCTTCGCGAGCTCGCCCGGATCGTCGAAGGTGACGGAGAAGGTCTGCGACATCAGCCGCCCTTCGCCCGTTCGGCGACGATCAGCTCGCGGCGGAGGATCTTCCCCGACGCCGACTTCGGCACCTTCTCGATGAACTCCACCACGCGGACCTTCTTGTAGGGCGCCACCCGCTCGGCGACCCACGCCATGAGCTCCTCGGCGGTGACCTCGCTCCGCTTCACGACGAACGCCTTGGGGATCTCGCCGCCTTCCGTGTCCGCCTTGGGGATCACCGCCGCATCGGCGACGGCGGGATGCGTGAGCAGCAGCGCCTCCAGCTCCGCCGGCGCCACCTGGTACGCCTTGTACTTGATGAACTCCTTCAAGCGGTCCACGATGAAGAAGAACCCGTCGGCGTCGGCGTAGCCCACGTCGCCGGTGTGGAGCCAGCCATCGGCGTCGATCGCGTTCGCCGTCGCCTCGTCGTTGTTGAGGTAGCCCTTCATGATCTGCGGGCCGCGGATGAGCAGCTCGCCCTGCGCGGTGGGGCCCACATCCGCCTTGGTCTGGAGGTCGACGACGCGCACCTCGGTGTTGGGGATCACGAGCCCCGCCGAGCCGTGACGCACGAGCGCGCGGTCGGTGGGCGTGAAGTGCGTCACCGGGCTCGCCTCGGTCATCCCGTAGCCCTGCTTGGTGAGCGCGCCGATCCGCTTCTCGACGGCGATCTCGAGCTCCGCGCCGAGCGGCGCGGCGCCGGAGTTGATCATCTCGAGCGAGAGCTTGAACTGGTCCACCATCGGATGCTTGGCGAGCGCGAGCGCGATGGGCGGCACCAGGTAGGCGGTGCGGCACTTGTGGTCCTGGTTGAGCCGCAGGTAGGTCTCGAGGTCGAACTGCGGCATCGTCACCACCGTCGCGCCCTTCCGCATCACCATGCAGAGGATCACGACCATCCCGTAGATGTGGAAGAAGGGCAGGATGCCGATCGTCCGGTCGCCGGGCTTGCTGGGGTCGATGAAGTCGCACTGCGCGAGGTTCGCGACGAGGTTGCGATGCGTGAGCATCACGCCCTTGGGGAGACCGGTCGTGCCGCTCGAGTAGGGGAGCGCGACGACATCGGTGGCCGAGTCGATGGGCTGCGCGGGGCGGCAGGCATCGAGCCCTTCGGGGGCGGGGCCGCCGGTCGCGATGAACTCGGCGAACGGCACGCAGCCCGGCGCCTCGCCGAGCGTGATCACCTCCGCGCCGACCTTCGCCGCCGCGGCGACCGCGCGCTCGGCGAGCACCGGCACCGTGAACACGAGCTTCGCCCCCGAGTCCACGAGCTGCTTGGCGAGCTCGTCGGCGGTGTAGAGCGGATTGGCGGTGGTGTTGATGGCGCCGATCCGCGACGCGCCGAAGAACCAGCCCGCGTACTCGGGCACGTTGGGGCTGTAGATGCAGATCGTGTTCCCCTTGCCGATGCCGCGCGCCGCGAGCGCGACGCTCATGCGGCCGATCAACCCGAGGAGCTGCCGGAAGGTGTAGGTCCGCCCGCTCGGTCCGTCGATCAGCGCCGGCAGGTCGAGGTGACCGGCGGCGTGCTCGAAGACGTACTCGGCGAGCGACACGCTCGGGACGGCGACATCGGGAAAGCGGCTCCGGAAGATCACGTGCGCCTCGAGGGGGTGGAGGACTGCCGGATATAGCACCCGCCGCCGAGGGTGGCAATCGGCGCCGCGGGGGGCGAAGTTCTCCGCATGACCGCCACCCCCCGTGAGCGCCTGCTGGCCCTCGATGTCTTCCGCGGCGCGACCGTCGCCGGGATGCTGCTCGTGAACAACCCCGGCAGCTGGTCGCACATCTATCCGCCGCTCGCGCACGCCGCGTGGAACGGCTGGACGCCCACCGACCTGATCTTCCCGTTCTTCCTGTTCATCGTCGGGATCACGACGCACCTCTCGCTGAGCGGCCGTCGTGCGCGCGGCGACGACGAGACGGCGATCATGAAGCAGGTGCTGCGGCGCGGCTTCCTCATCATCCTCTTCGGCTGGGGCCTCGCGAGCTTCCCCTGGTGGCCGCTCGACCGCATCGCGAACGTGCGGCTCGTCGGCGTGCTCGTGCGCATCGGGCTCGCGTACATCGGCGCCTACTTCCTCACGCGCCGCGGCTCGCTCAAGGCGCAGGTGCTCACCCTCGTCGCGCTGCTCTACGGCTACTGGTTCGCGATGACGCTGCTCCCGGTGCCGGGGCAGGCGGGAATCGGCGCCAACCTGCTGAACGACCCGAGCCGCTCCATCGCCGCCTGGCTCGACCGGCTTCTCCTCGACGGGCATCTCTGGCGCACGAGCCGCACCTGGGATCCCGAAGGACTCCTCTCGACCGTGCCCGCCGTCGGCACCGCGATGCTCGGCGTATTCGCCGGGCGCTGGATCGGGTCGGGACGCCCGCTCGCCGAGCGCCTCAACGGCCTCTTCGCCGCCGGCGCGATCGCGATGATGCTCGGCCTCATGTGGCACTGGTCGTTCCCGATCAACAAGTCGCTCTGGACGTCGAGCTACGTGCTCTTCAGCGGTGGCGTCGCCTGCATGAGCCTCGCGACGATCATGTGGGTGACCGACGTGCACAAGGTGACGGGGTGGACCGGCTTCTTCGTCACCTACGGACTCAACCCGATGGTCGCCTTCCTCGGCTCCGGCGCGATGGCGCGCGTGATCGGTT is a window encoding:
- a CDS encoding phosphodiester glycosidase family protein, translating into MRPFLLILVACAACARPAFAPLAPLTPAAFPFAVDSVHTDLVRPGVAHRIIWSPAGPWVIHALDVRLDQCWTAVAVKGAPGAVGRKTTTQLMTELAATQEVAGGVNADFFLFTPPGVPTNAHVSRGRVFTPPVAKPLFAIDSAGRPHIGVFSRDGRDSLSVDDPRLATMSLRPFHPMEAVGGRGVLTRDSVITGEVDTEGAVTFSQSRHPRTAVGIAEGGKRILLVVIDGRQAGYSAGTTLRETATIMLALGARESLNLDGGGSTAMVLPVRDSSGVFRPANKPSDPTGERAVANALAVVNRCTRR
- a CDS encoding PaaI family thioesterase; the encoded protein is MSQTFSVTFDDPGELAKDVRTVPGREFLERLVAQKARVPIGATLGYWLAELGDGVAVFEGEAGPQTYNPIGGVQGGWYASILDAALGCCLHTVLPAGVGYTTIELKLNIVRAITPRTGVVRATGRIVHRGRRTAVTEARLEDANGKLYAHATATQLVMEDAPGAGD
- a CDS encoding 4-coumarate--CoA ligase family protein, translated to MIFRSRFPDVAVPSVSLAEYVFEHAAGHLDLPALIDGPSGRTYTFRQLLGLIGRMSVALAARGIGKGNTICIYSPNVPEYAGWFFGASRIGAINTTANPLYTADELAKQLVDSGAKLVFTVPVLAERAVAAAAKVGAEVITLGEAPGCVPFAEFIATGGPAPEGLDACRPAQPIDSATDVVALPYSSGTTGLPKGVMLTHRNLVANLAQCDFIDPSKPGDRTIGILPFFHIYGMVVILCMVMRKGATVVTMPQFDLETYLRLNQDHKCRTAYLVPPIALALAKHPMVDQFKLSLEMINSGAAPLGAELEIAVEKRIGALTKQGYGMTEASPVTHFTPTDRALVRHGSAGLVIPNTEVRVVDLQTKADVGPTAQGELLIRGPQIMKGYLNNDEATANAIDADGWLHTGDVGYADADGFFFIVDRLKEFIKYKAYQVAPAELEALLLTHPAVADAAVIPKADTEGGEIPKAFVVKRSEVTAEELMAWVAERVAPYKKVRVVEFIEKVPKSASGKILRRELIVAERAKGG
- a CDS encoding DUF5009 domain-containing protein — translated: MTATPRERLLALDVFRGATVAGMLLVNNPGSWSHIYPPLAHAAWNGWTPTDLIFPFFLFIVGITTHLSLSGRRARGDDETAIMKQVLRRGFLIILFGWGLASFPWWPLDRIANVRLVGVLVRIGLAYIGAYFLTRRGSLKAQVLTLVALLYGYWFAMTLLPVPGQAGIGANLLNDPSRSIAAWLDRLLLDGHLWRTSRTWDPEGLLSTVPAVGTAMLGVFAGRWIGSGRPLAERLNGLFAAGAIAMMLGLMWHWSFPINKSLWTSSYVLFSGGVACMSLATIMWVTDVHKVTGWTGFFVTYGLNPMVAFLGSGAMARVIGSLWKVDVDGKATAVQTVVYQSLYASWLPSRLASFAFAVTFVLFWYLVLLVLQKRGIVYKV